The following are encoded in a window of Dioscorea cayenensis subsp. rotundata cultivar TDr96_F1 chromosome 16, TDr96_F1_v2_PseudoChromosome.rev07_lg8_w22 25.fasta, whole genome shotgun sequence genomic DNA:
- the LOC120278941 gene encoding probable ribosomal protein S11, mitochondrial → MNFVQSISEEDEQCSRKKNTDFVHVLLIKNKTFVTVTDARGNKKTGASAGCLEERKGRSRLSRYAAEATAEHVGRSARKMGLKSVVMKVKGSTYFRKKNKVILSWREGFRGEGVGDQSQIMYIHDVTQLPHNGCRLPKKRRVQIKEFQPFLNLHFNLTRKNSGKNLTRKGG, encoded by the coding sequence ATGAACTTCGTACAGAGCATCTCGGAGGAAGATGAGCAATGTTCACGGAAAAAGAACACAGATTTTGTCCATGTCTTACTGATAAAAAATAAGACCTTTGTGACCGTGACAGATGCTAGGGGGAATAAGAAGACTGGGGCCTCCGCAGGTTGTTTGGAGGAAAGAAAAGGGCGGTCTCGTCTTTCTCGGTATGCTGCTGAAGCAACTGCGGAACATGTCGGGCGATCCGCCAGAAAGATGGGTTTGAAGTCAGTTGTCATGAAAGTGAAAGGATCTACTTATTTCAGGAAAAAGAATAAAGTGATCTTGAGCTGGAGAGAAGGTTTTCGAGGTGAAGGAGTAGGAGATCAATCTCAAATTATGTACATCCACGATGTGACCCAACTTCCACATAATGGATGCCGACTCCCCAAAAAACGTCGTGTTCAAATAAAAGAGTTCCAACCATTTTTGAATCTCCATTTTAACTTGACAAGAAAGAATTCCGGAAAAAATCTGACTCGGAAGGGAGGCTAG